CGCACCTCTGCGATCAGCTCGCCGGCCTGCTGCGGCGTCACCTGCCGTTTGCTCTTCGCGAACAAAAATCCGATTTCATCGACGGGGAGACCATCCATCGCGCGCACGACGGCGGCATCGCGAAGACCGCATATTTTTACGCGGGGCTTCGGCTTGAGCGCTTCCGTCATGACCGCGTCACCGGTCCCATCAGGTCGCCGATCGCAGCGCCGACATCGGGCTGGCGCATAAAATGCTCGCCGACGAGCACGCCTTTCGCGCCGACCGATTGCACATAAGCGATATCTTCGGGCTTCGAGATCGCGCTCTCGCTAATAACGGTCACTCCATCCGGCGCCATATCGATCAGCCTGCCTGTCGTCGTCAGATCGGTGACGAACGTGTGCAGATCGCGGTTGTTGATCCCGACAAGCTTCGCCTTGCCGAGGCCCAGCACCTCGTCCATTTCCGCCTCGTTATGAACCTCGACCAGAACGTCGAGCCCGATCGACACGGCGACGTCGTACAGCTCGGACAGCAGCGACGGCCGCAAAATGGCGGCGATCAGCAGCACCGCGTCTGCGCCGATCAGCCTCGCCTCGTATATTTGCCGGTAGTCGATCGTAAAGTCTTTGCGCAGAATCGGAACGTCCACCGCTTCTCGAATGGCCGTCAAATAGCCGTTCGCGCCTTGAAAAAAATCGGTGTCGGTCAGGACGGAAATACAATCCGTTCCGGCGGCGGCATAAGCCTTCGCAAGCGAAACCGGCTCGAAATCTGCGCGGATCAGCCCTTTCGAGGGGGACGCTTTCTTAACCTCGGCAATCAAGCCGACCGGCCGCTTGCGGTCCTCCGTCAGCGCCCGTATAAATCCCCGGCACGGCTCCATCCCGCCGATGAGGCGCTCGCTGGAAGCCAAGTCGAAACCGGACGCCAGGTCGTCCACTTCTTTGCGTTTGGTTGCTACGATTTTATCCAGAAACATCCGTCAACTCTCCCGTCGTTTCAATCAGCTCCGCAAGCTTCGCCTGCGCTTTTCCCGTATCGATGATGTCGGCCGCAGCGGTGACGCCTTCGTTCAGCGAGGCTGCCGCTCCGCCGACAAACATACATGCCCCCGCGTTGGCCAGCACGATATCGCGGTAAGCTCCCCGTTCCTCCCCGGCAAAGATGCGCCGGATAATCGCCGCGTTCTCGGCCGCATCTCCGCCGACGATGGCGGAAAGCGGGCGCCGTGTCAGCCCAAGCCCCTCCGGCGCCATATCGTAAGTGTGGACAACGCCTCCCTGCAGCTCGGAAATTTGCGTCGGCGCCGAAATGCTGATTTCGTCCAGGCCGTCATGGCTGCTGACTACCATCGCGCGGGAAAGGCCGAGCTCCCCGAGCACCTCCGCCACCGTCCCGGTGCGCGTGCGGTCGTACAGCCCGAGCAGCTGGCGGTCGGCGCCGGCCGGGTTCGTCAGCGGGCCGAGCATGTTGAATATGGTGCGGACGCCGAGCTCACGCCGCGGACCCGCCGCATGCCTCAGCGACGGATGGTACAGCTGCGCGAACATAAAACAGATCCCGATACGCTCCAGGCACGCCGCCGCCTGTTCCGCGCTCAGCGAGATGCGGACGCCAAGCGCTTCCAGCACGTCCGCGCTGCCCGCCTTGCCGGACATCGCCCGGTTGCCGTGCTTGGCGACGCGCACCCCCGCCGCCGCCGCGATGATTGCGGAAGCGGTCGAGATGTTGAACTTGTGCACGCCGGAGCCGCCCGTGCCGCACGTGTCGAGCAGCCCGCGCTGCTCGGTGCGCACGCGGCCGGCGTGTTCGCGCATCGATTCGGCAAAGCCGGTGATCTCATCCTTCGTTTCGCCTTTCATTCGCAGAGCGGCGGCGACGGCGCCGATCTGCGCATCGGTCGCTTCCCCGTCCATGATGGTGCTCATAACGGCCCGGGCTTCTTCGCGCGACAAATGGTTGCCTTCCATCAGCTTGGCCAGCGCAGCCTGCATCGTCATTTTCGTTTCGACGGCCATGTCCGCTCACCCTTTCGCTTCCGCATAATAATCGATATTGATCAGGTTTTCACTCCGCTGAGGGGCGGCAAACGCCTGCTCCGCCGCGCGAATCGCCTTGAGCGA
This genomic window from Paenibacillus humicola contains:
- the trpC gene encoding indole-3-glycerol phosphate synthase TrpC, which encodes MFLDKIVATKRKEVDDLASGFDLASSERLIGGMEPCRGFIRALTEDRKRPVGLIAEVKKASPSKGLIRADFEPVSLAKAYAAAGTDCISVLTDTDFFQGANGYLTAIREAVDVPILRKDFTIDYRQIYEARLIGADAVLLIAAILRPSLLSELYDVAVSIGLDVLVEVHNEAEMDEVLGLGKAKLVGINNRDLHTFVTDLTTTGRLIDMAPDGVTVISESAISKPEDIAYVQSVGAKGVLVGEHFMRQPDVGAAIGDLMGPVTRS
- the trpD gene encoding anthranilate phosphoribosyltransferase, whose protein sequence is MAVETKMTMQAALAKLMEGNHLSREEARAVMSTIMDGEATDAQIGAVAAALRMKGETKDEITGFAESMREHAGRVRTEQRGLLDTCGTGGSGVHKFNISTASAIIAAAAGVRVAKHGNRAMSGKAGSADVLEALGVRISLSAEQAAACLERIGICFMFAQLYHPSLRHAAGPRRELGVRTIFNMLGPLTNPAGADRQLLGLYDRTRTGTVAEVLGELGLSRAMVVSSHDGLDEISISAPTQISELQGGVVHTYDMAPEGLGLTRRPLSAIVGGDAAENAAIIRRIFAGEERGAYRDIVLANAGACMFVGGAAASLNEGVTAAADIIDTGKAQAKLAELIETTGELTDVSG